In Picosynechococcus sp. PCC 7002, the following are encoded in one genomic region:
- a CDS encoding Get3/ArsA fold putative tail anchor-mediating ATPase NosAFP has protein sequence MAFILTFLGKGGVGRSTVAIAAAKKYAQAGKRVLLIGQDPSPAWGIALGMSPSFSPINLENNLDAVQIMATAALESGWEQVKALEAKYLRSPTLKNVYGQELGILPGMDSAVILKEIWDYDKSGQYDVIIFDGDGDLNTLRLLGTPEILSWYIRRFREVFQASDLGRAVSPFIQPVTSAILNVSWTFDNFAAEPTQEANQVLDEGKKAMADPNRFAAYLVTDASAGAIAKAKYLWGSAQQVNVTVGGVIVNRSDADVGPEFEPLTNTALPTVEADYWEDLISHLPDFSQAAQAPRPLIIDTAARQVKVFLPTFDKKQVKLTQYGPEITIEAGDQRRNILLPPPLKGAPVKGAKFQNQYLIISL, from the coding sequence ATGGCTTTTATTTTGACATTCCTTGGTAAAGGTGGGGTCGGTCGTTCCACTGTGGCGATCGCCGCCGCGAAAAAATATGCCCAAGCAGGTAAGCGGGTTTTACTCATCGGCCAAGATCCAAGCCCCGCCTGGGGGATCGCCCTGGGGATGTCACCGAGCTTTAGTCCCATTAACCTCGAAAATAACCTCGATGCCGTGCAGATCATGGCCACTGCCGCCCTCGAATCCGGCTGGGAGCAGGTCAAAGCATTAGAAGCAAAATATCTGCGATCGCCCACCCTAAAGAATGTCTATGGTCAGGAATTAGGCATTTTGCCGGGGATGGATAGCGCCGTGATCCTCAAGGAAATTTGGGATTACGACAAAAGCGGCCAGTACGATGTGATTATCTTTGACGGTGATGGCGACCTCAATACCCTACGATTGTTAGGCACTCCCGAAATTTTAAGCTGGTACATCCGCCGCTTCCGGGAAGTGTTCCAAGCCTCTGACCTGGGTCGTGCCGTTTCACCTTTTATTCAACCCGTGACCAGCGCCATTTTAAATGTTTCCTGGACGTTTGATAACTTTGCCGCTGAACCCACCCAAGAGGCAAACCAAGTCCTCGATGAAGGCAAAAAAGCGATGGCTGACCCCAACCGTTTCGCCGCATACCTCGTCACCGATGCCAGTGCTGGGGCGATCGCCAAAGCGAAATATCTCTGGGGCAGTGCCCAGCAGGTGAATGTGACCGTTGGTGGTGTCATCGTCAATCGTAGCGATGCAGATGTTGGCCCTGAATTTGAACCCCTGACGAATACCGCCCTACCCACAGTAGAGGCTGATTATTGGGAAGACCTCATTTCCCATCTGCCTGACTTTAGCCAAGCGGCCCAGGCTCCTCGGCCCCTGATCATCGATACCGCTGCCCGTCAGGTGAAAGTATTCCTCCCCACCTTTGACAAAAAACAGGTTAAGCTCACCCAATATGGCCCCGAAATCACCATCGAAGCAGGGGATCAACGGCGTAATATTCTGCTGCCGCCTCCCCTCAAAGGTGCTCCTGTAAAGGGGGCAAAATTCCAAAATCAATATCTAATTATTTCTCTGTAA
- a CDS encoding isochorismate synthase has product MGKTLWRDRLEPDQSHGSALGEGMGASCQRRQLSPSTWQQWLTQRTPAPSGEIVSEITKIPAVDSLVVLRAIEQILPSPLNHFYWENRQQQRAILNFGTLSELVPQGEDRFRQAQQFITHWQPRIQRNINVPIPYFSCGFTFFSAQTPEAPFPAGLVTIPRLQLVQHQRDYFLVLNGDRQQRTLLRQIAQQLRQFLATLPQELVPSLGIRGTVCTASTGFTQAVRRALRLIDQGKLSKIVLAHALDVTANQAFDVVHALDNLRDRHPDCCVFSLRNQRGDTFIGASPERLLAVQQGQLVTDALAGSAPRGESLLTDQRLAKSLLHSEKEQREHQAVADFLLGQLQSLGLDPQAAPRKLLKLSNIQHLWTPIHAILPPQIHPLEVVAHLHPTPAVAGVPRAIACAEIRQAETFDRTLYAAPIGWLDSQGNSEFIVAIRSALIRGNHARLYGGAGIVAGSQPEREYAEVQLKLTSLLEALT; this is encoded by the coding sequence GTGGGAAAAACGCTTTGGCGCGATCGCCTAGAGCCGGATCAAAGTCACGGTTCGGCATTGGGGGAGGGAATGGGAGCTTCCTGCCAACGGCGTCAACTGTCCCCATCAACCTGGCAACAATGGCTCACCCAAAGAACCCCCGCACCATCTGGGGAAATTGTCAGCGAAATCACTAAAATTCCAGCGGTGGATAGTCTAGTGGTGCTCCGGGCCATTGAACAAATTCTGCCCAGTCCCCTCAATCACTTCTATTGGGAAAATCGCCAACAGCAACGGGCAATCCTCAATTTTGGCACCCTAAGCGAATTAGTTCCCCAGGGAGAGGATCGTTTTCGCCAAGCCCAGCAATTTATTACCCATTGGCAACCGAGAATTCAGCGCAATATCAACGTTCCGATTCCCTACTTTTCCTGTGGGTTCACTTTTTTTAGTGCCCAAACCCCCGAAGCGCCTTTTCCGGCTGGCTTGGTCACCATTCCTAGACTGCAACTGGTGCAACACCAACGGGATTATTTTTTAGTGCTCAATGGCGATCGCCAACAGCGCACCCTCTTACGCCAAATCGCTCAGCAATTGCGCCAGTTTCTCGCGACTCTGCCCCAGGAACTTGTCCCTTCCCTAGGGATTCGGGGCACTGTCTGCACCGCCTCAACGGGATTTACCCAGGCTGTCCGGCGAGCCCTCCGACTCATTGACCAAGGCAAACTCAGTAAAATCGTTCTGGCCCATGCCCTCGATGTCACGGCCAATCAAGCCTTTGATGTGGTGCATGCCCTGGATAATCTGCGCGATCGCCACCCGGACTGTTGTGTTTTTTCCCTCCGTAATCAGCGGGGTGACACATTTATCGGCGCAAGTCCAGAACGGTTGTTAGCGGTACAACAGGGACAATTGGTGACCGATGCCCTCGCCGGATCTGCCCCCCGGGGGGAATCTTTGCTCACAGATCAGCGTCTCGCCAAAAGCCTACTCCACAGTGAAAAGGAACAACGGGAACACCAGGCCGTGGCAGATTTTCTACTAGGACAACTCCAGAGCCTTGGTCTCGATCCCCAGGCGGCTCCCCGTAAGCTCCTTAAACTTTCTAATATTCAGCACCTCTGGACACCGATTCATGCAATCCTACCGCCGCAAATTCATCCCCTAGAGGTAGTAGCCCACTTACATCCAACACCAGCAGTGGCCGGTGTCCCCAGGGCGATCGCCTGTGCGGAAATTCGCCAAGCAGAAACCTTTGACCGTACCCTTTATGCCGCTCCTATCGGTTGGCTCGATAGTCAGGGCAATAGTGAATTTATCGTGGCGATTCGGTCGGCCTTAATTCGGGGTAACCATGCGCGACTCTACGGTGGGGCCGGAATTGTCGCCGGTTCCCAGCCGGAACGGGAATATGCCGAAGTCCAGTTAAAATTGACCTCCCTTTTGGAAGCCCTGACCTGA